The following are encoded in a window of Haloarcula halophila genomic DNA:
- a CDS encoding DNA double-strand break repair nuclease NurA, translating into MTLDPVHVDGIAHLARQVRQTVETSDHDAAAQRVWEDFLDPLYHDGDEILTPMGDRRRRKVPIDDIALTDPPFPTQHGLDSGTINPTTFKNGLVLDVAQAAMSAVPSDVELHRGRTIIMAVHSNDATVSLSEDWAVDDRGYAKRRVLNAPQVDRYEQRVVHALALYLAESEHALTNADVVEDLFVLDGPIYPTGLLRWADRETELADLLAEDDRPKTVVGNYVELVERFVERDVPLIGFVKNSSTKALTRAVRRKTNAPWVDDAAFFRRVLERRDDDGERRTDALTCTNWFRSRAGTDGIMAADGSALGIERELDPEAYEVTFFVCYDPRNDLVFRVEAPYAFTRDPDCRERLARQVLHDVAAERGPPLAVSKADELAGIDRQGGEELTRRIERAFDTDRERGYDDLRWGAVEEAF; encoded by the coding sequence ATGACCCTGGACCCGGTACACGTCGACGGCATCGCGCACCTCGCACGCCAGGTGCGCCAGACCGTCGAGACGAGCGACCACGACGCCGCAGCCCAACGGGTGTGGGAGGACTTTCTGGACCCGCTCTATCACGACGGCGACGAGATCCTGACTCCGATGGGCGACCGACGCCGCCGGAAGGTCCCGATCGACGATATCGCACTGACGGACCCACCCTTTCCCACCCAGCACGGACTCGACTCGGGGACGATCAACCCGACGACGTTCAAGAACGGCCTGGTGCTGGACGTCGCTCAGGCGGCGATGAGCGCGGTCCCGTCGGACGTCGAACTCCACCGCGGGCGGACGATCATCATGGCGGTCCACTCCAACGACGCCACCGTCTCGCTCTCCGAGGACTGGGCGGTCGACGACCGGGGCTACGCGAAACGCCGGGTCCTGAACGCCCCCCAGGTCGACCGCTACGAGCAGCGGGTCGTCCACGCGCTGGCGCTGTATCTCGCCGAGAGCGAGCACGCACTGACCAACGCCGACGTTGTCGAGGACCTGTTCGTCCTCGACGGGCCGATCTACCCGACCGGCCTCCTGCGCTGGGCCGACCGCGAGACGGAACTGGCCGACCTACTGGCCGAGGACGACCGCCCGAAGACCGTCGTCGGTAACTACGTCGAACTCGTCGAACGGTTCGTCGAGCGGGACGTTCCACTGATCGGGTTCGTCAAGAACTCCTCGACGAAGGCCCTGACCCGCGCGGTTCGCCGCAAGACTAACGCGCCGTGGGTCGACGACGCCGCCTTCTTCCGGCGGGTACTCGAACGGCGCGACGACGACGGCGAGCGGCGGACCGACGCGCTCACCTGTACGAACTGGTTCCGCTCGCGGGCGGGCACCGACGGGATCATGGCCGCCGACGGGAGCGCGCTGGGCATCGAGCGGGAGCTGGACCCCGAGGCCTACGAGGTCACGTTCTTCGTCTGCTACGACCCGCGCAACGACCTCGTCTTCCGCGTGGAAGCTCCCTACGCGTTCACACGGGACCCCGACTGTCGGGAACGGCTCGCCCGGCAGGTGCTCCACGATGTCGCGGCCGAGCGCGGTCCTCCGCTGGCCGTCTCGAAGGCCGACGAACTCGCCGGGATCGACCGTCAGGGCGGCGAGGAACTCACGCGCCGCATCGAACGTGCCTTCGACACCGACCGGGAGCGGGGCTACGACGACCTGCGCTGGGGAGCCGTCGAAGAAGCCTTCTGA
- a CDS encoding DUF7113 family protein → MLHIRGSAGGTGLTGTLYEPGESPPSFKGAPDGGAPYVWVCDAFYEVESGGQTQSIGDREVNVAFESPMPQGFEDRDTAIEAAKDHVRTQFARLGVAEAAVEVTVLQAEEAR, encoded by the coding sequence ATGCTCCACATCCGCGGATCGGCCGGCGGTACCGGGTTGACCGGGACCCTGTACGAACCCGGTGAGTCGCCACCGTCGTTCAAGGGCGCACCGGACGGCGGCGCTCCCTACGTCTGGGTGTGTGACGCCTTCTACGAGGTCGAGAGCGGTGGCCAGACGCAATCGATCGGCGACCGCGAGGTCAACGTCGCCTTCGAATCGCCGATGCCACAGGGGTTCGAGGACCGCGATACCGCTATCGAGGCGGCCAAAGACCACGTCCGGACCCAGTTCGCCCGCCTCGGCGTCGCCGAGGCCGCGGTCGAGGTGACCGTCCTGCAAGCCGAGGAAGCGCGGTAG
- a CDS encoding endonuclease/exonuclease/phosphatase family protein, translated as MNRVRVASFNVRYDAATDGRDNWAHRRRLVAGTIRYHAPAVVGVQEAMTHQLRELQSMLPEYDWVGDPRDGVASGGEHTAIGYLTDRFDCVATGTFWLSETPDEPGSVGWDGAYPRVATWARLDDDNPLVVVNTHLDHKGEQARRRGVDLVLERLDGLVDGEPAVLQGDFNCVVGDPAYERAAGRSLSDGRELADTRSLADHRHGPTTTRTDFHDLLPEMGIDHVFATDDLDVTSHAVCTDRDDDHYPSDHLPVVVDLSR; from the coding sequence ATGAACCGGGTGCGGGTGGCGTCGTTCAACGTACGGTACGACGCCGCCACCGACGGCAGGGACAACTGGGCGCACCGCCGGCGGCTGGTGGCCGGGACGATCCGGTACCACGCCCCCGCCGTCGTCGGCGTCCAGGAGGCGATGACACACCAGCTTCGGGAACTGCAGTCGATGCTCCCGGAGTACGACTGGGTCGGCGACCCGCGGGACGGCGTCGCCAGTGGCGGCGAGCACACCGCTATCGGCTACCTGACCGACCGCTTCGACTGCGTCGCGACGGGGACGTTCTGGCTCTCGGAGACCCCCGACGAACCGGGCAGCGTCGGCTGGGACGGGGCCTATCCCCGCGTGGCAACATGGGCTCGTCTGGACGACGACAACCCGCTCGTCGTGGTCAACACCCACCTCGACCACAAGGGCGAGCAGGCCCGCCGGCGCGGGGTCGACCTGGTGCTGGAGCGACTGGACGGCCTCGTCGACGGCGAACCGGCCGTCCTCCAGGGGGACTTCAACTGCGTCGTCGGTGACCCCGCCTACGAGCGTGCGGCGGGCCGGTCGCTGTCCGACGGCCGCGAACTCGCGGACACGCGGTCCCTGGCCGACCACCGTCACGGACCGACGACGACACGGACCGACTTCCACGACCTACTCCCCGAGATGGGCATCGACCACGTGTTCGCCACGGACGACCTCGACGTGACGAGCCACGCCGTCTGTACGGACCGGGACGACGACCACTACCCGTCGGATCACCTCCCCGTCGTCGTCGATCTCAGTCGGTGA
- a CDS encoding ATP-binding protein, whose product MSDLGDFTDFDADDGPTDEDTAEAPTGETDRAAEEAEPDSAFEPMDVSPADPDSGLGVLSATNGLRISEEEDESLLLAYVTAANRSAVRLGKYLLVPYPDGERLFCRITALEYAQEFRADDATEIHARRAMREQGIDEQDFKFIAELDPVAVLYSDGDDLKRRMTDRVPKPETVVREATDKSEIKTGLKIPEDGVFLGHLSVGGEKVQTAAEPPTIDYRLKDSYDDGDPLVFRHTLVAGGTGSGKTHASKNVLRQYLGRTYEMTDGRSPELAVVQFDPQDEYAQMHDDNPAMTDEFARRCEREGVATGGYDDTIAFVPKVAGADYSASHHRAEQVEFTVPFSLVHENPWLIAGSSLNDNQYGALVNTLLPRFKREYGREATYDQFLTFLNDPALKEELDETGDVHEATFDAVKRRVRGFGAVFDQDARPITDQISQFVRAGGLTVIPTYHISDSRTASTVVLAVSSLLIDQKLSNDPTYDRIKETPLVLGMDEAHNFLTDADSVQARKVIGRFTEAAKQGRKERLGLYLITQDPQDIADSVFKQINTTMVLNLGDDDAISAVNIPTNLESKVPYMEKGQRVVYSPDNSEPVELIGLSTCVTRHGRE is encoded by the coding sequence ATGTCAGACCTCGGGGATTTCACGGATTTCGACGCCGACGACGGGCCGACCGACGAGGACACGGCCGAGGCTCCGACCGGCGAGACCGACCGCGCGGCCGAAGAGGCGGAACCCGACAGCGCCTTCGAGCCGATGGACGTCTCGCCGGCCGACCCCGACAGCGGGCTCGGCGTGCTCTCGGCGACCAACGGGCTCCGGATCAGCGAGGAGGAAGACGAATCGCTCCTGCTCGCCTACGTCACCGCCGCGAACCGCTCGGCGGTCCGGCTCGGCAAGTACCTCCTGGTCCCCTATCCCGACGGCGAGCGGCTGTTCTGTCGGATCACTGCCTTGGAGTACGCCCAGGAGTTCCGGGCCGACGACGCCACCGAGATCCACGCCCGGCGAGCGATGCGCGAGCAGGGGATCGACGAGCAGGACTTCAAGTTCATCGCCGAGTTGGACCCGGTCGCAGTCCTCTATTCGGACGGCGACGACCTCAAACGGCGGATGACCGATCGGGTCCCGAAACCGGAGACGGTCGTCCGGGAGGCCACCGACAAGAGCGAGATCAAGACCGGGCTGAAGATCCCCGAGGACGGCGTCTTCCTGGGTCACCTCTCGGTCGGCGGCGAGAAGGTCCAGACGGCCGCGGAGCCACCGACGATCGACTACCGGTTGAAAGACAGCTACGACGACGGCGACCCGCTCGTCTTCCGGCACACGCTCGTGGCCGGCGGGACGGGGTCGGGGAAGACCCACGCCTCGAAGAACGTCCTCCGGCAGTATCTCGGACGGACATACGAGATGACCGACGGTCGCTCCCCGGAACTGGCCGTCGTCCAGTTCGACCCCCAGGACGAGTACGCACAGATGCACGACGACAACCCCGCGATGACCGACGAGTTCGCCCGCCGCTGTGAACGGGAGGGGGTCGCGACGGGCGGCTACGACGACACTATCGCGTTCGTTCCGAAGGTCGCCGGCGCGGACTACAGCGCCAGCCACCACCGCGCCGAGCAGGTCGAGTTCACCGTTCCGTTCTCGCTGGTCCACGAGAACCCGTGGCTCATCGCCGGCTCCAGCCTCAACGACAACCAGTACGGCGCCCTCGTGAACACCCTCTTGCCGCGCTTCAAGCGAGAGTACGGCCGGGAGGCGACCTACGACCAGTTCCTGACGTTCCTCAACGACCCGGCGCTCAAGGAGGAACTCGACGAAACCGGTGACGTCCACGAGGCGACCTTCGACGCGGTCAAGCGACGCGTGCGAGGGTTCGGGGCCGTCTTCGACCAGGACGCCCGGCCGATCACCGACCAGATCTCACAGTTCGTCCGGGCGGGCGGGCTGACGGTCATCCCGACCTACCACATCTCCGACTCGCGGACGGCCTCGACGGTCGTGCTGGCGGTGTCCAGCCTGCTCATCGACCAGAAGCTCTCGAACGACCCGACGTACGACCGGATCAAGGAGACGCCTCTGGTGTTGGGGATGGACGAGGCCCACAACTTCCTGACAGACGCCGACAGCGTCCAGGCCCGGAAAGTCATCGGGAGGTTCACCGAAGCGGCGAAACAGGGCCGCAAGGAACGGCTCGGGCTGTATCTCATCACCCAGGACCCCCAGGACATCGCGGACTCGGTGTTCAAACAGATCAACACGACGATGGTGTTGAACCTGGGCGACGACGACGCGATCTCCGCGGTGAACATCCCCACGAACCTCGAATCGAAGGTCCCCTACATGGAGAAAGGCCAGCGGGTGGTGTACTCGCCGGACAACTCCGAGCCCGTCGAGCTGATCGGTCTCTCGACGTGCGTGACCCGCCACGGACGGGAATGA
- a CDS encoding class 1 fructose-bisphosphatase, producing the protein MTAYEPGGDAVDRIVDSIAETATAVRDGLASDRTAKVGTNPSGERQEAADVRADELFEEALLAHEGVGTYASEERQELVDGGSGEYHIALDPLDGSSNLRSNNAMGTVFGIYDAPLPAKGRDLVTAGFVLYGPITTMVVARDGVVADYLIEGETPERLADDVTLPEDPDIYGFGGFVPDWPDDFTAFAREIEQELKLRYGGAMIADINQLLTYGGIFAYPGLESNPNGKLRLQFEGNPIAFVFEAAGGASSDGTQSMLDIEPEGFHQRCPLHVGNTELIERLEASLE; encoded by the coding sequence ATGACGGCCTACGAACCGGGCGGGGACGCCGTCGACCGGATCGTCGACAGCATCGCTGAGACGGCGACGGCGGTCCGGGACGGACTCGCCAGCGACCGGACCGCGAAGGTCGGAACGAACCCCAGCGGCGAGCGCCAGGAGGCCGCCGACGTCCGCGCGGACGAGTTGTTCGAGGAGGCGCTGTTGGCCCACGAGGGGGTGGGGACCTACGCCAGCGAGGAGCGCCAGGAACTCGTCGACGGCGGGTCGGGGGAGTACCACATCGCACTCGATCCGCTGGATGGCTCCTCGAACCTCCGGTCGAACAACGCGATGGGAACCGTCTTCGGCATCTACGACGCGCCGCTGCCCGCGAAAGGACGTGACCTCGTCACCGCCGGGTTCGTCCTCTACGGACCGATCACGACGATGGTCGTCGCCCGCGACGGCGTCGTCGCCGACTACCTCATCGAGGGCGAGACGCCGGAGCGACTCGCCGACGACGTCACGCTCCCCGAGGACCCCGACATCTACGGGTTCGGCGGGTTCGTCCCCGACTGGCCGGACGATTTCACGGCCTTCGCCCGGGAGATCGAACAGGAGCTGAAACTCCGCTACGGCGGTGCGATGATCGCCGACATCAACCAGTTGCTCACCTACGGCGGCATCTTCGCGTACCCCGGACTGGAGAGCAACCCGAACGGGAAACTCCGGCTCCAGTTCGAGGGGAACCCCATCGCCTTCGTCTTCGAGGCAGCCGGCGGAGCCTCCTCGGACGGCACACAGTCGATGCTCGACATCGAACCCGAGGGGTTCCACCAGCGGTGTCCGCTCCACGTCGGCAACACCGAACTCATCGAGCGACTGGAAGCGAGCCTGGAGTAG
- a CDS encoding Bax inhibitor-1 family protein, whose product MAESGGYGSVSAQPTATTNVNKVAGIASALVVVNVLLMLALSYTPIAELGAVLFSNFFIGIAVFLVTVGGGYWLAGKGTESGNMPLAGAGVALTQTGYGLLGSAILLVAPASIRAPALGITAVVTGLITAVAAVIVFKTDHDFSRWQLYSYVCFGGGFVVGAVAYFAAPAFVVVAGVFFFLGFLADLVYEIWALKTDQYASDLLNAIGIYIAVMGVFIHILQLVLRVLSEL is encoded by the coding sequence ATGGCGGAATCCGGCGGTTACGGATCGGTCAGTGCACAGCCGACAGCGACGACTAACGTCAACAAAGTCGCGGGCATCGCGTCCGCACTGGTCGTCGTCAACGTCCTGTTGATGCTCGCCCTCTCGTACACCCCGATAGCGGAGTTGGGGGCCGTGCTGTTCTCGAACTTCTTCATCGGTATCGCCGTCTTCCTCGTGACGGTGGGCGGCGGTTACTGGCTGGCTGGAAAGGGAACTGAGAGCGGAAACATGCCGCTTGCTGGCGCCGGCGTGGCCCTGACACAGACTGGCTACGGGCTGCTCGGCTCGGCGATTCTCCTGGTCGCACCCGCGTCGATCCGGGCGCCGGCGCTGGGAATCACCGCGGTCGTCACCGGCCTCATCACCGCTGTCGCCGCCGTCATCGTGTTCAAGACGGACCACGACTTCTCGCGCTGGCAACTGTACTCCTACGTCTGTTTCGGCGGCGGCTTCGTCGTCGGGGCGGTCGCGTACTTCGCCGCGCCAGCCTTCGTCGTCGTCGCGGGCGTGTTCTTCTTCCTCGGGTTCCTCGCCGACCTCGTCTACGAGATCTGGGCGCTCAAGACCGACCAGTACGCCAGCGACCTGCTCAACGCCATCGGCATCTACATCGCCGTGATGGGTGTGTTCATCCACATCCTCCAACTCGTCCTCCGAGTGCTCTCGGAACTGTAG
- a CDS encoding universal stress protein produces the protein MGKRILVPVDGSDGAAHACEFAAEEFPDATLVLLHVINPAEAGYSAQASVPSFSEQWYEQQERTAEELFDKLDETVRAAGGGETEHALEVGRPTKTIVDYAGDNDIDHIVMGSHGRSGVSRILLGSVAEIVVRRATVPVTVVR, from the coding sequence ATGGGAAAGCGCATCCTCGTTCCCGTCGACGGGTCCGACGGGGCAGCACACGCCTGTGAGTTCGCCGCCGAGGAGTTCCCGGACGCGACTCTGGTGCTGTTACACGTCATCAATCCCGCAGAGGCGGGCTACAGCGCCCAGGCATCGGTCCCCTCCTTCTCCGAGCAGTGGTACGAACAACAGGAGCGCACGGCCGAGGAACTGTTCGACAAACTCGACGAGACGGTCCGTGCTGCGGGCGGCGGCGAGACCGAGCACGCGCTGGAGGTCGGCCGCCCCACGAAGACCATCGTCGACTACGCCGGGGACAACGACATCGACCACATCGTGATGGGGAGTCACGGCCGCTCCGGCGTCTCCCGCATCCTCCTCGGAAGCGTCGCGGAGATCGTCGTCCGACGGGCGACGGTTCCGGTGACGGTCGTCCGCTGA
- a CDS encoding universal stress protein — protein MVLLVPFDGSDLSAAALERATEFAAYRDEEVLVLSVVPQAPEFALERGWLTADETFSTELVAEKLETQVHEIAPDARFRCEVPEDVSSMASLTTDVVRTIRAVANEVNASILFIGSENAGRVSTPVTSVGAPVSEDPQYDVHIVRHA, from the coding sequence ATGGTTCTGTTAGTTCCGTTCGACGGGTCGGATCTGTCCGCGGCAGCGCTCGAACGAGCGACCGAGTTCGCCGCCTACCGGGACGAGGAGGTACTAGTGTTGAGCGTGGTCCCGCAAGCCCCGGAGTTCGCGCTGGAACGGGGCTGGCTCACCGCCGACGAGACGTTCAGCACCGAGTTGGTCGCGGAGAAACTCGAAACACAGGTCCACGAGATCGCCCCCGACGCACGCTTCCGCTGTGAAGTGCCGGAGGACGTGAGCTCGATGGCGTCGCTGACCACCGACGTCGTTCGGACGATCCGAGCCGTCGCCAACGAAGTGAACGCCTCGATCCTCTTCATCGGCAGCGAGAACGCCGGCCGGGTGTCGACGCCGGTCACGAGCGTCGGTGCGCCGGTCTCGGAGGACCCCCAGTACGACGTTCACATCGTCAGGCACGCCTGA
- a CDS encoding DUF4013 domain-containing protein: MSFSEDSLRYPMESDEWVKTVIIGGLLGLFSFLIVPAILVSGYVVRAIRERAGGATEPPVFDEWGDLLVDGLKATVIGLVYMIIPVGVFVLTVGTAIMGFLTGTDAGAGLGMASLLGGFVISGILSLVFGYFAVAAIVNFACEDSLGAAFDIGALRKLALSSDYAVPWLISVGIFFAAGIAVSVLNVVPGLGAVIGPFFSFYAYIVAAELWAGGYNDVMKRSDETEPSAAAAV; the protein is encoded by the coding sequence ATGAGCTTCAGTGAAGACTCACTGCGCTATCCGATGGAGAGCGACGAGTGGGTAAAGACGGTCATCATCGGCGGTCTGCTCGGGTTGTTCAGCTTCCTGATCGTTCCGGCGATCCTGGTCAGCGGATACGTCGTCCGGGCGATCCGCGAGCGCGCTGGGGGCGCGACCGAACCGCCGGTGTTCGACGAGTGGGGAGACCTCCTCGTCGACGGACTGAAGGCGACAGTCATCGGACTGGTCTACATGATCATCCCGGTCGGCGTGTTCGTCCTCACCGTCGGCACGGCGATCATGGGGTTCCTGACCGGCACCGATGCGGGCGCCGGGCTCGGAATGGCGAGCCTGCTGGGCGGGTTCGTCATCTCGGGGATCCTCTCGCTCGTGTTCGGCTACTTCGCTGTCGCGGCCATCGTCAACTTCGCCTGTGAGGACAGCCTCGGTGCCGCCTTCGACATCGGAGCGCTCCGGAAACTGGCGCTGTCCTCGGACTACGCGGTCCCGTGGCTCATCTCGGTCGGGATCTTCTTCGCGGCCGGCATCGCCGTCAGCGTCCTCAACGTGGTGCCCGGCCTCGGAGCGGTCATCGGGCCGTTCTTCTCGTTTTACGCCTACATCGTCGCCGCGGAGTTGTGGGCCGGTGGCTACAACGACGTGATGAAACGATCCGACGAGACCGAACCCTCCGCGGCGGCCGCAGTCTGA
- a CDS encoding KaiC domain-containing protein → MSDDDSTEQEDGDWFEEAIEEADDESSDRVVGGDDADPFEEGTDGSESAGAGTSESPDAESDGPFDDSSNESPFDDSGSDSPFDGGGGDGPFGDSGGDSPFDDSGGESFDDSGGEGEGGLFDDDFASAFDSAGGGSGSGGEFEDEDFDSDIPRIDIGIEGLDRMIQGGIPERHLVVTIGSAGTGKTTFGLQFLHHGLEIGESCIFITLEQSYESIMDTANDRDWEFEQYEANDQLAVIDLDPVEMANSLDNIRGELPRLIEDFDADRLVLDSVSLLEMMYDDQAKRRTEVFDFTRALKNAGVTTMLTSEASEDNAYASRHGIIEYLTDAVFILQYVRSETRETRLAVEIQKIRNANHSRETKPYEITMEGISVYQQANIF, encoded by the coding sequence ATGAGCGACGACGACTCCACAGAACAGGAGGACGGTGACTGGTTCGAGGAGGCAATCGAGGAGGCGGACGACGAGTCCAGCGACCGAGTCGTCGGTGGTGACGACGCCGACCCCTTCGAGGAGGGTACTGACGGTTCCGAGAGCGCCGGCGCCGGGACGAGCGAGAGCCCCGACGCGGAGAGCGACGGCCCGTTCGACGATAGCAGTAATGAGAGCCCCTTCGACGATAGCGGCAGTGACAGTCCGTTCGACGGGGGCGGCGGCGACGGTCCGTTCGGTGACAGTGGTGGTGACAGCCCGTTCGACGATAGCGGTGGCGAGTCGTTCGACGACAGTGGTGGAGAGGGCGAGGGCGGTCTGTTCGACGACGACTTCGCGTCCGCGTTCGATTCAGCCGGGGGCGGAAGCGGCAGTGGCGGCGAGTTCGAAGACGAAGATTTCGATTCGGACATCCCGAGGATCGATATCGGTATCGAGGGACTCGACCGGATGATCCAGGGTGGGATTCCCGAACGCCACCTCGTCGTCACGATCGGTTCTGCGGGGACCGGGAAGACGACGTTCGGGCTCCAGTTCCTCCATCACGGCCTGGAGATCGGCGAGAGTTGCATCTTCATCACGCTCGAACAGTCCTACGAGTCGATCATGGACACCGCTAACGACCGGGACTGGGAGTTCGAGCAGTACGAAGCCAACGATCAACTCGCCGTCATCGACTTAGACCCCGTCGAGATGGCAAACAGCCTCGACAACATCCGCGGGGAACTCCCGCGGCTGATCGAGGACTTCGACGCCGACCGGCTTGTGCTCGACTCCGTGTCGCTGCTGGAGATGATGTACGACGACCAGGCCAAGCGCCGTACCGAGGTGTTCGACTTCACCCGAGCGCTGAAAAACGCCGGCGTGACGACGATGCTGACCTCGGAGGCGAGCGAAGACAACGCCTACGCCTCCCGGCACGGGATCATCGAGTATCTGACCGACGCCGTCTTCATCCTCCAGTACGTCCGCTCGGAGACCAGAGAGACGCGACTGGCCGTCGAGATACAGAAGATCAGGAACGCCAACCACTCACGCGAGACCAAACCCTACGAGATCACGATGGAGGGGATCAGCGTCTACCAGCAGGCGAATATTTTCTGA
- a CDS encoding PadR family transcriptional regulator yields MYDLTGFQRDLLYVIAGLDEPHGLAIKEELEHYYEGDVNHGRLYPNLDTLVEKGLIEKGELDRRTNFYTLTKRGQRELDARNDWEAQYVSA; encoded by the coding sequence ATGTACGATCTGACCGGATTCCAACGAGATCTGTTGTACGTGATCGCTGGCCTCGACGAACCGCACGGGCTCGCGATCAAAGAGGAACTGGAGCACTACTACGAAGGCGATGTCAACCACGGCCGTCTCTATCCCAACCTCGATACACTCGTCGAGAAGGGACTCATCGAGAAAGGCGAACTCGACCGCCGGACGAACTTCTACACACTGACGAAGCGTGGTCAGCGTGAACTGGACGCACGCAACGACTGGGAAGCACAGTACGTCTCGGCGTAG
- a CDS encoding TraB/GumN family protein, with amino-acid sequence MTEHAESVADGLPEPSGAGRVRVVGTAHVSEHSVEEVRERITEEQPDIVAVELDEGRYRQMQGETPDDLDAGDLLRGNTVFQFLAYWMLSYIQARLGDRFDIEPGADMQAAIDTAEQHGLGVALVDRDIQTTVQRFWSRLTALEKLKLLGSLMAEMGPPLTVGLTIGAVFGVMAAVVSGVVGWPVLIPTAAVGSLASVLNTVLVGVLVTAGIGVPVAAFVTQLHSEEEIDEFDMEQLTDTDAVSAMMEEFRRFSPGGAEALIDERDAYIAHRLVALRDAGYDVVAVVGAGHREGIERYLEHPGELPPMESLTGKETGSRFSVYKLLGYAMTVGFLVFFLLLVMAGVNDAFLLRLFGAWFFINGIIAAGLARLAGAHWTSSLVGGGVAWMTSVNPLLAPGWFAGYVELRYISVNVGDIATLNEILADEESPILDLVKRLRAVPLFRLIMIVALTNVGSMIASFLFATVLLPYFSQEIGGVDGVARLMLRGARNSADLLWGVVT; translated from the coding sequence ATGACCGAACACGCGGAGTCGGTGGCAGACGGACTCCCGGAGCCGTCGGGCGCCGGCCGTGTCCGTGTCGTCGGTACCGCCCACGTCTCGGAGCACAGCGTCGAGGAAGTACGGGAACGCATCACCGAGGAGCAGCCCGACATCGTCGCTGTCGAACTCGACGAGGGTCGCTACCGGCAGATGCAAGGCGAGACGCCCGACGACCTCGACGCCGGCGATCTCCTCCGTGGGAACACCGTCTTCCAGTTTCTCGCGTACTGGATGCTCTCGTACATCCAGGCACGCCTGGGTGACCGGTTCGATATCGAACCCGGTGCCGACATGCAGGCCGCGATCGACACGGCCGAGCAACACGGGCTCGGCGTCGCGCTCGTCGACCGCGATATCCAGACGACCGTCCAGCGGTTCTGGTCCCGGCTCACCGCATTGGAGAAACTGAAACTGCTCGGAAGCCTCATGGCCGAGATGGGGCCGCCACTGACCGTCGGCCTCACTATCGGTGCCGTCTTCGGTGTGATGGCGGCCGTCGTCTCGGGTGTCGTCGGCTGGCCGGTCCTGATCCCGACCGCCGCCGTCGGATCGCTGGCCTCCGTCCTGAACACCGTCCTCGTCGGCGTCCTCGTGACCGCAGGGATCGGCGTCCCTGTCGCCGCGTTCGTCACGCAACTTCACAGTGAAGAGGAGATCGACGAGTTCGACATGGAGCAACTGACCGATACCGACGCCGTCAGCGCCATGATGGAGGAGTTCCGACGGTTCTCGCCGGGCGGCGCCGAGGCACTGATCGACGAACGGGACGCCTACATCGCCCACCGGCTCGTTGCGCTCCGTGACGCCGGCTACGACGTGGTCGCCGTCGTCGGTGCCGGACACAGGGAGGGGATCGAGCGGTATCTGGAACACCCCGGGGAACTCCCGCCCATGGAGTCGTTGACCGGGAAAGAGACGGGAAGCCGGTTCTCGGTGTACAAACTCCTGGGTTACGCGATGACAGTCGGCTTCTTGGTGTTTTTCCTCCTGCTCGTGATGGCGGGTGTCAACGACGCGTTCCTCCTGCGACTGTTCGGCGCCTGGTTCTTTATCAACGGTATCATCGCCGCGGGGCTCGCTCGACTGGCCGGCGCCCACTGGACGAGTTCGCTCGTCGGCGGTGGGGTCGCCTGGATGACCAGCGTCAACCCCCTGCTCGCGCCGGGCTGGTTCGCCGGTTACGTCGAGTTGCGGTACATCTCGGTCAACGTCGGCGATATCGCGACGCTGAACGAGATCCTGGCCGACGAGGAGTCGCCGATCCTCGACCTCGTCAAGCGGTTGCGTGCGGTGCCGCTCTTCCGGCTCATCATGATCGTCGCGCTGACAAACGTCGGGAGTATGATCGCGAGTTTCCTGTTCGCGACGGTCCTGTTACCGTACTTCTCACAGGAGATCGGGGGCGTCGACGGGGTCGCCCGTCTGATGCTCCGCGGTGCCCGCAACAGCGCGGACCTCCTCTGGGGGGTGGTGACGTGA